A single Parabacteroides timonensis DNA region contains:
- a CDS encoding tyrosine-type recombinase/integrase produces MKNKVFYEEMKRQEQEKRSLGNESTADLYRAVRNHFKSFNGGRKLSLKAVTPTMVHNFQDWLRKKGLRVNSVNSYLSNFRAMYNRACLGWKGRPSESPFAGICLKREDTQKRAVPVDVIKNIASLDLKDEPEKQQAADVALFSFMACGMPFVDIVHLTQDNLIEGGKVLSYRRQKTNVLIQMEVSPGMQLLVDRYSRPDTPYLFPILPEGASHEQYKYCLATENRYLDQIRIELGLVDPLTTYVFRHAWASEAYHRGIPIAIISQALGHSSEKMTSIYLTAFDADKVGEANSLVTKGIENILRA; encoded by the coding sequence ATGAAAAACAAAGTGTTTTATGAAGAAATGAAGCGACAGGAGCAGGAAAAACGTTCTCTGGGCAACGAGAGTACGGCCGACTTGTACCGGGCTGTGCGAAACCATTTCAAAAGCTTCAATGGCGGTCGGAAACTCTCGCTGAAAGCGGTTACCCCTACTATGGTACATAATTTTCAGGACTGGTTACGTAAGAAAGGGCTGCGAGTGAATAGTGTAAACAGTTATCTCAGCAATTTTCGTGCGATGTATAACCGCGCCTGCTTGGGGTGGAAAGGGCGACCGAGCGAGTCGCCCTTTGCGGGTATCTGTTTAAAACGGGAGGATACGCAAAAGCGGGCTGTGCCGGTCGACGTGATCAAAAATATCGCTTCGTTGGATTTGAAGGATGAGCCGGAGAAACAGCAGGCTGCCGATGTGGCGTTGTTTTCTTTTATGGCTTGCGGTATGCCTTTTGTGGATATCGTACATCTGACGCAGGATAATCTGATAGAAGGTGGTAAAGTGCTGTCTTACCGCCGTCAGAAAACGAATGTGCTAATCCAGATGGAAGTTTCTCCAGGTATGCAGTTGCTGGTCGACCGTTACAGCCGTCCCGATACACCGTATCTTTTTCCTATTTTGCCGGAAGGTGCCTCGCACGAACAGTATAAGTACTGTCTTGCGACCGAAAATCGTTACTTGGATCAGATTCGTATCGAACTGGGATTGGTGGATCCGTTAACTACTTATGTATTCCGTCATGCATGGGCTTCTGAAGCTTATCACCGCGGGATACCGATTGCTATTATTAGCCAAGCTCTCGGACATTCTTCTGAAAAAATGACGAGTATTTATCTTACTGCTTTTGATGCTGATAAGGTAGGAGAGGCTAATAGCTTAGTAACCAAAGGAATAGAGAATATACTCCGAGCGTGA